The segment atttttgaaattctatttaatgttatgaattttatttaatttctgaatttttatttaattttctgaatttttatttatttatttttgaattttatttaattttctgaattttatttaattttttgaatttttatttaattttctgaattttctttaatttatatttattttatgaattaaataaatattttttgaaaaaatcgaCACATCGCTATTTTTACCTGTTAAACAGGTCAATTTTTTagtttgaaggttttttatgacaCAAATGTCACTTTcgaggttaaaagtgttagtgaaaaaacttcaggGTTTAAAGTGTGAgtaaatgatacttttagggtttttatgcgattttctcAATAATTAAGTAAGCTTATGTTAAGTATAGTTAATTTGTCTTCAGGCACGCTCCAAAAGCAATTGCTTTAATAACCCGGCCGCTGATTAAATGGCTGCTCGAGCTAACCTACCTtttttgtttgataaagagCTAACCTACTTGTAAACTAAACCATCTATCTTTTCTAGGGTAAATATCCAATAATTGTTCGTTTCaaagttataaaagattaagaTTTGTTTCCCTAGTTtgtttatgaaattatatataccGCGGgaataaaacacacaaatcgAAGAATTCACTGAGGTCCAAAGTTCTTGAAAtcaaaaataagcaaaattacaGTCGCGATGCTCCTTTGCCACCGAAATAGACAAGCACAATCTTTTTTCTCTATGCTAAAATTAAGTAATTGTTTCTACATGTTTAGAGTGGCCAATGGTAGTTTCTTACATTGATCTCTTTAGTATTGTAACCCGGCGCAGTATACATTGCTGCCTAAAGTAAAAAAAGATTTGGCGCCCTCCTAGAGTCTAAAACTGAACTATGTACATAAGGAAGAGGAGTGTAACCAGTAGAGTACTGACAACGTTTCGCAATTGTGATGCCTCtaaatttttattgtattttggCGTCTAAAGCTTTAGCATCACCAGCTTTAGGTTAGGGCCGGCACCGGAACTTGTAAGGAATAATTCTGAATACGTACATGTTTAAAGTGGTTGATGACAGTTTTCTGCATTGATCGATTGTGTGCTGTAGGAAATAATTCTGGATATTATTTATTATGACGTCTATAATTAACTTGTGAAATAACATCCGAGTCTTTCTCTTTGATGCAAATATGtgattatgtattttatatctggattatattcatataaataagtgatttttttatgAACCCTATCAGCTGATCCAGTCAATCCTGAAAAGAACGTATTTAGTGTTACGCAGTGGACTATCCAAAAATGTACTACATCCGAGTTTAGGATATCTTTAGACTAATATCATGGATGAACCGATTATCTGTTACGCCCCACCATATAAACTAACTGGACCAAAACTCAAGTACAGACTGGCCAAGTAGTGAtaatttagtttcaaaaaaaaaacaaattcagaaCTGACGTGGATACACACCAAGCTCCAACAGATTTCATTAGACTACCACAAAAAACTACATAAACcatatgcaaaaaaaatttctatatattttctctctcctatatattatctttttatatcTACAACCACTTTAATATTATACTTGAtcctattatttttatatggtaTCAGAACAACAAACTACATAAgcaatatacaaaaaaaaattatatatattttctttcttctatGTATTGTCTTTTAATATCTAAAACCACTCTTATATTATACTCTAAATCCTTCGGACTAATACCAGAAATGGACCAATTATCTGTTACGCTCCACCATGTAAACCAAGTAGACCGAAACTCATGCCTAGACTGACCAAGTAGtaataatttagtttctaaagaaaatcaaattcaTAACTAATTTGGATACACACCAAACTCCAACAGATTGCCACTAGACTACcccaaaaaaaatctacataaaccatatacaaaaaattatatagattcTCCTTTTATATCTACAACCACTTTTATATTATACTCTAAATCCTATTATTTCTATATGGTATCAGAACAATAAACTACATAAgcaatatacaaaaaaaattttatatatatatatatatatatattttctcctATGTATTCTctttttatatctaaaaccacTCTAATATTCTACTCTAAAtcctattattttctatatgaTATCGGAacaacaaatttttaaaaaacctATTTCCACaattagttatgtttttttctcaGGAATCCATATGAAAAAccagaataatttttttttgcatgttaACTATTTTTTGTGTTCAAAGGCCACAAAATACAGTTCTTGGTAGCCATGTTATATTAGAGCACATTTACCTTTTTAAGTAATGTATAAGAGAGATGAGTCAATTCACTCATctttaattagttttaagttAGAAATCCatacaaaactttaaaatgtGACTACAAActttaaatgttatatattcatgtatattattatttcatttcacatacaaaacataaactatagatgttttattaaaacatataagtgatttttcaaatatatgttaaataatgtgatgattaatataatacacatatatatttgaattataagaaaacaacaagtaaatttgaatttaatattattcaaaaataacCATAGAAGtgaaatttatttgatatatgaAAAACTTACAGACatatttatctatcttattaaaagagaaaaacattTAACTTtggaaatatatttattaatatacataaagataattattggtattttaatttatatatagataCATCAAAATGgttaatatagttaaaattattaattgaaaatatgttacataatatattattttgatttattttgtatcCAAACGCAATATGAGAAATCAACAAATCATACACAACTAAAAATCGTTTGTCtatcacaaaatattatatattacaaatcaaacaaacacCCATTTATATTGTGAAgaatttatatatctattttattaaaataaacatccATGTGGATGcacgggtcaaactctagttcttattatatttttaattatcaaCGATCCTCTTCTGTAATATAGGAAGATATAAGTCTCCCCTAATAGAGGAGTCTTTATAAAAATTGTACATTCGTTAATTCAATCAACGAAATTAATCAGACTTTCGTCATTTTCACAAGCAAATAAGCAATAGACATATAAACATAAGGAAATAGTAGAGAGTACCTGAAGATGAGTTTATTGCCAGAGATTCACTTgtttgtagagagagagagagataaattattaattgaCAAATAtgttacataatatattattttgatttattttgtatcCAAACACAATATGAGAAATCAACAAATCATACACAACTAAAAATCGTTTGTCtatcacaaaatattatatattacaaatcgAACAAACACCCATTTGTATTGTGaagaatttataattatattttattaaaacaaacatCAGTGTGGATGCACGGATCATACTCTAGTTCTTATTATATTGTTAATTATCAAATATTCTCTCCTGTAATATAGGAAGATATAAGTCGCCCCTAATAAAGGAGTCTTTATAACTACTGTACATTCGTTAATTCAATCAACGGAAATTAATCAGACTTTCATCATTTTCACAAGCAAATAAGCAATAGACATATAAACataaggaaagagtagagagtACCTGAAGATGGGTTTATTGCCAGAGATTCACTTTTTtgtagagagatagagagagagagagagagagagagagagagagagagagagagagagagagagagagagagagttagttTATTACGAAAACGAAGATGACACATTTCAGACTAAAAATGGGATACAatattgtttgattttttaattaaatacgTGGGTACACCACTTTCCTAGTGAATTTATTGAACtgaatatgaatatgaatgAACCAACATTTGAcccaaatatattttgaaattggGCTGGCAAATAAATAGAATCCGAAAAttcgaaccgaatatgacctgCTGAGTGCTGACAATACATCTGAACCGATCCGAGCCAAACATAAATACCAAATGAATCTTGTTTTAAAGGTATTTCGGGTTATGAGATTTATCTGAATCAAACCAAAACTCAAATGGGTATCTAAAAAGacccaaaaaatcaaaatctcaaaataatCTGTACCAAAACCCGATCTCAATCcctaatatgtatttaaaatacagTAAGATAGTTATTGAGTActtagaataataatttatcacCTGGATAATTAACtgaaatactaataaaatattaactcaAATACTTAGTTTATTACGAAAACGAAGATGACACATTTCAGACTAAAAATGGGATACAatattgtttgattttttaattaaatacgTGGGTACACCACTTTCCTAGTGAATTTATTGAACtgaatatgaatatgaatgAACCAACATTTGatccaaatatattttgaaattggGCTGGCAAATAAATAGAATCCGAAAAttcgaaccgaatatgacctgCTGAGTGCTGACAATACATCTGAACCGATCCGAGCCAAACATAAATACCAAATGAATCTTGTTTTAAAGGTATTTCGGATTATGAGATTTATCTGAATCAAACCGAAACTCAAATGGGTATCTAAAAAGacccaaaaaatcaaaatctcaaaaataatCTGTACCAAAATCCAATCTCAATCcctaatatgtatttaaaatacagTAAGATAGTTATTGATTActtagaataataatttatcacATGGATAATTAACtgaaatactaataaaatattaactcaAATACTTagttcaatatatatttttggtgtttgatcaatattgatgtttttatgttttgacaAATGCATTTGTTGTTCAATTTATGATAAGTTTGCTTATGAAGTTTAAATAATGTTATTCTTTTCATAACGTCGATGTATTCTTAAGTTTATAGAGTTtctggtttttaattttaatttttttatgtttcattatttatgattttttcgtTAGTACAAAACTTTGTTTTGTCATGATATGTTTTACGTTGTCACAAATTGACAACTAGTTCAAGAAAAAGTCTCGTATGGTTGATAGAAGAACCTCCAAAATTATGATAGAGGACAATAATATGGTTTAAGGATAAAGAAACCATGTAAACAAATTTATTGAAaagattgaaaatatattgagTTTAGCCAAATACGaatcaatatttttagaaatgatAAACCGGTTAATATCAAAAACCGAAACTATTTTAGGTTCAATTGGATCTTCGACATGTAAATAAATCTAATccaaacttttataatattcaatGGGGTTAAAATTTATGATCCCAAAGACCTAAAACCCTGAACCGAAATTTAATTGGACCCCGATTGCCTAGCCCCGTTTTGAAAGGTAAACCCAGCTTATTTTCTTTGGGTTTGGGTAACTTTTACCCATATTGACATACCCACCCATAAACACAATGTCGGTAATAACAAAACCAGTCAAACATTAACCGATCTTTTCCGAAACAATTGTAAACCGGAGTATAATCAATTTCGCCGGTTCTaacaaaagataacaaaaaaatgtcaatatatcaatctgactcCCACCAAAGGTCGTTAagtctttgttcttcttcctgcaacctcttcttcttcttcttctctctcattTGAGTTTTTGATTATAAAGACAAGACCAGAATATATGGCGGTAGTAGGATCACGGTCGCGGCGAACAGAGGTATGCTGATCTCATCCTTTCTTTCGTGTTTTGTCGTTTCGTTAGGGGAAGTTTCTATTTTCCGATCTTTGTggagagaaaaaataaaattgcagATGAATTGGGGTACGATATGCTGCTCAGCCATCTCCTGTCTCCAGCTCTACTGGACGCGCCTTGTAATTCGCAAATGGTTCAACGTTTCTTCCTTTGATTCCGATTATAGTGCCGATACTGACGACGATAGACCCTCCCTTTCCCCCAGCCAAGGTCACACCTCTTTTCGTCTAAAattaaagtcttttttttttttaatttcatgtgACTAAAATTGAACCTGGTGTAACAGATTTTGAAGCTGGTGTCacgaaagatgatgatgatactgaTGGTAATTTGTTTCAGTAACTCTCTCCAATAgatattcagatttttttttctttagcttaTAGACTTGAAAACTTAATCTCAGATTGTCCTAAGCTTAGAAGACGCAATTCGGAAACTTTCAGGGCTCAGTATATTGAGACACAAGCAGTGAGGTCTTTTTCATttctctgcaaaaaaaaaaaaaaaacagcttcTTTTGTTGCTTAGTGAGTCCCTGGTTTTGATGTAGCTAGAATCTGTGCTGGGACATGGAATGTTGGAGGAAGAGTTCCACCGGCTGACTTGGATATCGATGGTTGGCTTGACACTCTTGAACCTGCCGACATTTATGTTCTTGggtattgtttttctttctctctctctctctctctcagtcttTCCCTTAAATATATATGATGGTTGGTCAGTTATGTATTAAGTTTCATTTTCAGTCTTCAGGAAATCGTTCCTTTAAATGCTGGAAACATTTTTGGTATTGAGGATGACCAGCCTGCTTCTGTATGGGAGAACATCATACGCGATGCTTTTAACCGTGTCCGACCTAGAAAGGGGAAGATTTTAAGTCACAGTGATCCTCCCTCTCCGTCAATGTTTAGGCCATACAAAGAGGTCTCTCACGATATGTTTCTTGAAACAAGACATGTTGGTTGTGATGCATTTTCCTCTGGTGAAAGACCAATCCTAAGTGAAGAAGATTCAATTACTGACATAGAAGCTCTGGATTTCACCAATGACAACGCATCACCAAGTACGCCAGACCGCAATAGTGattcccaaagggaagaaaggTTTGGGTACAATGAAAGAGTTGGTCTGAGCTGGCCAGAGCCTCCACTAAAGCTGCTCAATCAATATGTTTTGGAGAGACGTGGTGCCTTCAAGTCACTGAATCTGAGTATCATGAATCTGAGAAAGCCAGCGTATGTAAGGATCGTGAGCAAACAGATGGTTGGAGTGTTTCTCACCGTATGGGTTCGGAGGAGCTTGCGCAAGCACATAAGCAACCTTAGTGTATCCACTGTTGGTGTTGGTATTATGGGCTACATTGGTAACAAGGTCTTGATTTCTCTTAATAATTTATTCCCTAGGATAGCAATAACTTAACGGTTTTCTTGTGGTGTTTACTCACAGGGGTCTGTATCTGTGAGCATGTCAATCTATCAAACACCGTTTTGTTTCCTGTGCACACATCTGTCATCAGGGGAAAAGGATACAGATCACCAGAAAAGAAACGATGATGTAATTGAAATTCAAAGAAGAACGCTGTTTCATCCCCATTCTTCAGATGCCAGTGTGCTTCCAAGAAGCATCCGTGATCATGAGTACGCTTTATTTCTCACTTGACTACGATACAATCTCTCTTAGTTTATGAAAGTAACAAGATGAAGCTTTTGTAGAAGAGTAATCTGGCTGGGAGATCTGAACTATCGGATTAACTTGTCGTATGAGAAGACACACGAGCTTATTGCAAGTAAGGAATGGCAGCTGTTGCTTGAGAATGACCAGGTAACGTTTATTgcatttgttttggttaaatttTACGTCACAAACTCCTAAAAGTTATAGTATGTCTTATTATGTGATAGCTTTCAATCGAAATGAGAAAAGGCAACGTATTGGAGGGATGGTCAGAGGGAGCTTTATGTTTTCCACCGACATACAAATATGAAATCAACTCAGATAATTATATAGGAGACGACCCGGAATCAGGAAAACGTAAACCGGCCTGGTACTGTTTTTACACACTATAATACACATCAAagggtgaaaaaaaacagttaaaGTTTAAAGTGAATGTATTTGATCAGGTGTGACCGCGTCATTTGGAAAGGGAAGGGGGTTAAGCTTCTTAGTTACAGAAGGAATGAGATTAAGCTATCGGATCACCGGCCAGTCACAGCGACGTTCTTGGCAGAGGTTGAGGTTTTGTCTCCATGGAAACTTCAGCGTGCGCTTGCAATCACTTATGCCGAGATCCAAAGCCAATAAGCTTGTAAGGTCGCCCTAAAACCCCTCTTAGGTCAGATCAAATCTGTACAAACTCCGTCTTGTGTAAGAAGAGGATAccacattattattatttgcaaTTTGTGTATTATGATTAGAGAAATGTATAATAGTGTggtaaatacaaataatatttgcGCATTTCATGTGTGTATACATTTTGCTTCACCTTTATGTAAACGAGAAGTTATTATTATTAGGATCTGTTGTTAATCCGTTGAATGGTAGGCATGTAATTATGAACACAGAGAGGAACAACCAgttaatagaaagaaaaaaatcaaaccagTGGTTCCATATCCTCACTTTACCTCTGGCCAACCAAAAACGTGATCTTCCTGTCGTTAAAACATTATGCGTGAAGAAAATGcaagaaacgaaaaaaaaaacagccaCCTCCGGTTGGGTGTGTCACTCGTGTTGGCCTCCTGCCAATCAGAATAAGAGTTCAAGTCAAAGACAAGGAGTATGAATGTATGATAGTGACTGGGGGATAGTGGTAGGCAGGTTAAATAGAGGATTAAGGCAATCGGGACTGCTTGGGTCTGTCATTAGTGGTTACTGGTGATGGTATCCTAATCCGTTGCGAGTCATTAGGACTAATCATATTGAACCGAATACCGAATTCGGATTCAAAGAGTAACTgtgtcttttttctttaatgtGTGGGACAAAAATGTTAATAAGACATGTCTTCTCATtgacaaagataaaaaaacatatttaggtTTAACTGGTTTCCTTGTACCATCAACAAACACAGCGGTTAGCCGCGTTTTGAAACAATCGCTAAACCGTCGTTTCAAACTGTTTTATTAGGTTTCAAACTACTTTATatcattcaaaataaaaaaatctctttCCATAAACGTTTGCGGTTGAAAAAGAATATTactttaaatttgatttagatattttttaatatcttaACTCAATCCTAATTAATCACGTACAATGCATTCCGTGCTCGATCGTTTTGCTACAACCATGGAAGACCGAAATAgtattctagaaaaaaaaatgattcatacTAAAGCTTTCTAAATTGATAccactttaatttatttttatattttttcgaaataatatatacaaaattaaaaaaacaaatatagttAATTGAGATAACAAATTGAACTAAAGGTAACTAGcaaacttaatttattttacctAAAAAGTTACTTCAACTCAgaagaataacaaaaaaatctaatatacaAATAGTGAACTGGtccaatttttatatataaaattttctatatagtTAAGAGTTTTGTAAATGATGAATggtagatttatattttttcaaatgataaataaataaaagtaaaatatcaaGAAATAGTATCAAATAGCCACAAAACATTTGTTTGTTTCCAAACTATTCCAAGAATCAAAGTGatcaaattatgtttttattaaaagggtaactgataattttattttatttatttttaactcgAAGAAAGTTGAGATACATAGTGTCGATAAGAAACCaaaaacaaagaacataaaccaaacaaaataaaacaaagacataaactgAGCGTAAAACCCATATATGTCCACAAATCTATTCCTTCCACCTTTCGAGAAGAATTCCATATCAATGGAGCTGACCTAAAGAACAAATGTCTTGAGCAGTCCCAACCCTGAAGGGAATATCACCAAGCCATATTAGAACCAGCAAGATCAGAAACAATCGAGAGATCAAATCTACACCAACTCCAGAGCTACTATCCATGTGAAACTTGCATGACCAGAAACCACCactaaaactaagatacaagGACAAAAGACCTTGAAACGCTACTTGGGAAAACATCAAAGAAGACCACCAGCTCTTACACGCGGACACTCGCAAGGCAGCCAAATGACCTACAGAACAAAGATTGTCCACCTCCTCGCAAGAGAAAAACTGAAGGTCAAGTTAACTGCTTCGTCTAGAAACCATCTCCCAAACCCACAAAGGTCCAAGATAAGGTCTAGTAGATACCTCTACAGCGaacataaatcacaaaaaacaaatccaaaaagCTAACTTAGGATGCGACGAAGTGACTGAAACaacaagaaccaaacaaaagcaGTATTCCCACGACTTCAACTAATATTAATTCACCACACAAGAACATAAGTTTCGGTGATCGAGATGCTAGAAAAATCATCCTTCCTAGAGACACAAAGTCGACGATAAAGATGTTAGAAGAGCCATTCCTTCCCGGAGACAGAAAGCCGGCAGAAAATAGCTTTGAAAACCTCTTTCCCCAGAATCTTACCCGCTCCCGGTAGTGGTGAGAACCACCAACCACCGGAACAAGAGAAAGAAGACCGACGGCTACTCTTCTGCactgataattttattttcatttaggattcttaattatttattacatatataaaatgtatattttcaaaagaaaatcaaaataataaaatcaagaaaaaattTCTAGGATGACccctaaaatcaaatatttaccAAAATAAATCCTCGCTGATCATAATGAACACTGCGTCTTATAAACTCAAAAATCACATTTGAAACTCGAAGAAAGAGTATCAGCTGAATTGCAATTTTTTTGGGATTAGTATATTAGTCAGTTTTGGTAGAGTTTAAAAGATAGTTGAAAAGTAATGAGTCTCgtttaactttttttacttttaaaccACTAGTGGTAGAATATTCCAGTATTTATGGATAAAGTCAGAAACTGAAAGTCGGAGATGTGGGCCCCTCCAGTCGTATTCGAAGCCCAGCAGCACGAAGGGTGTTGGAAACTTCGTATTCTCTAAAAAGCTGaccaaaaaccctaaaatattagTAACTATTATCGCCTCTTTGACCGAACCAAACAAATTATTTCCCTCGCCGATCAAAAACCCTAGAAGTTTACTTCTCGCCTCTTGTTTCCTAAGATCGTGCCCTGTGTGTTATGTAGGTTTGATTGGCTCTCTCCACTTAATCttgagagagaggagaagagaagaaggggATCACGTTTGTCTGTTCTGTAAAAGCGTTTCCTTCTCGTTGACCCGGCtggttattttttgtttggtctgaAAGACAAGATTCTCTGTCGGAGATGGCGAATTCGTGTTTGAAAGGAGGTAGATTCAGCGCACCAGGTTTCCGGTTTCACCCTACGGACGAGGAGCTGGTGGTGTATTATCTGAAGAGGAAGATCTGTGGGAGAAAGCTTAGAATCAATGCTATCGGTGTCGTTGATGTCTACAAAGTGGATCCTACCGTGTTGCCTGGTAATTTCCATatcctttttcttttacttgATTCTCACGCCACTCTTTAGATCTCCTTCACATGTGGTTCTCTGTTTGCTTTCTTAGGGTTTGCTTTGTGATCGTTTACCCAATAGCTATTTAGTTTTTAGGATTTTGTAGTTTCCTGGTTAATCAGTTTGCTCGTTAACTTGTTTGAAAAGTAAACGGTCGTATCACAATTCGTATGTACAAGATTTGATCTTACTTATGTTTCAAACAATTTCGTTTTGTATGGTTTCTTGGTTTCTGTTGACTTTATTTATTATCCACTTTTATTTTCTAACAGCATTGAATAATCTGTGTGAGGCAGGTCTGTCGGTATTGAAGTCTGGAGATCGGCAGTGGTTCTACTTCACGCCAAGGAACAGAAAGTATCCAAACGCAGCTAGGTCAAGTAGAGGCACTGCAACTGGTTATTGGAAGGCAACAGGGAAGGATAGAATCATAGTGTACAACTCAAGGTCGGTAGGACTCAAAAAGACTCTTGTTTTCTATAGAGGTCGTGCACCTAATGGTGAGCGTACTGACTGGGTGATGCACGAGTACACCATGGATGAAGAAGAACTCGGCAGATGCAAGAACGCCAaagtaaactattttttttttttaatatttcaagcTTATCGTCAACATCATAAGTTGGTCCCCCTTCATTTATATTAACTAATCTACCTTTTTGGATTTTCAGGAGTACTATGCCCTTTATAAGCTGTACAAGAAAAGTGGGGCTGGTCCCAAAAACGGTGAAGAGTATGGTGCTCCGTTCCAAGAAGAAGAATGGctcgatgatgatgatgacgacggAGAAGAAGAGGCAGATGATGTTGCTGTACCGGATGATCATGTGGTCCGTTACGAGAATATCCCTCGTGTggataatgttttattttgcaATCCTGTCAATGTTCGGTCAGATGATTTCAACAAGCTTCTCAACGAAATCCCCTATGCACCAGGGCTTGCTCCAAGACAAATGAATGACGTTTCTGGTGTTATGCATGTcagtttcttctctcttttaaTATGGTTCCTCATTTTGTAGTGCTTCCCCTCACTAAACAGATATACTTGTACCTTGCAGGTCAATAGCCAAGAAGAGATGCAGAGCACGTTGCTGAATAATTCTCCTGGTCAGTTTCTTGCCCCCTGGGAAGTCGGAATGTTCTTGCCAAGTTGTCAGCCGAACAGCATTCACTCGAGCTATCAGTCCCATGTGAGGTCGGCAGACTCATTTGATGGTAGTGAGGTCAAGTCAGCTTTCAAGACC is part of the Raphanus sativus cultivar WK10039 chromosome 5, ASM80110v3, whole genome shotgun sequence genome and harbors:
- the LOC108856768 gene encoding type I inositol polyphosphate 5-phosphatase 1 isoform X2, whose protein sequence is MAVVGSRSRRTEMNWGTICCSAISCLQLYWTRLVIRKWFNVSSFDSDYSADTDDDRPSLSPSQDFEAGVTKDDDDCPKLRRRNSETFRAQYIETQAVRICAGTWNVGGRVPPADLDIDGWLDTLEPADIYVLGLQEIVPLNAGNIFGIEDDQPASVWENIIRDAFNRVRPRKGKILSHSDPPSPSMFRPYKEVSHDMFLETRHVGCDAFSSGERPILSEEDSITDIEALDFTNDNASPSTPDRNSDSQREERFGYNERVGLSWPEPPLKLLNQYVLERRGAFKSLNLSIMNLRKPAYVRIVSKQMVGVFLTVWVRRSLRKHISNLSVSTVGVGIMGYIGNKGSVSVSMSIYQTPFCFLCTHLSSGEKDTDHQKRNDDVIEIQRRTLFHPHSSDASVLPRSIRDHERVIWLGDLNYRINLSYEKTHELIASKEWQLLLENDQLSIEMRKGNVLEGWSEGALCFPPTYKYEINSDNYIGDDPESGKRKPAWCDRVIWKGKGVKLLSYRRNEIKLSDHRPVTATFLAEVEVLSPWKLQRALAITYAEIQSQ
- the LOC108856768 gene encoding type I inositol polyphosphate 5-phosphatase 1 isoform X1, whose translation is MAVVGSRSRRTEMNWGTICCSAISCLQLYWTRLVIRKWFNVSSFDSDYSADTDDDRPSLSPSQDFEAGVTKDDDDTDDCPKLRRRNSETFRAQYIETQAVRICAGTWNVGGRVPPADLDIDGWLDTLEPADIYVLGLQEIVPLNAGNIFGIEDDQPASVWENIIRDAFNRVRPRKGKILSHSDPPSPSMFRPYKEVSHDMFLETRHVGCDAFSSGERPILSEEDSITDIEALDFTNDNASPSTPDRNSDSQREERFGYNERVGLSWPEPPLKLLNQYVLERRGAFKSLNLSIMNLRKPAYVRIVSKQMVGVFLTVWVRRSLRKHISNLSVSTVGVGIMGYIGNKGSVSVSMSIYQTPFCFLCTHLSSGEKDTDHQKRNDDVIEIQRRTLFHPHSSDASVLPRSIRDHERVIWLGDLNYRINLSYEKTHELIASKEWQLLLENDQLSIEMRKGNVLEGWSEGALCFPPTYKYEINSDNYIGDDPESGKRKPAWCDRVIWKGKGVKLLSYRRNEIKLSDHRPVTATFLAEVEVLSPWKLQRALAITYAEIQSQ
- the LOC108857737 gene encoding NAC domain-containing protein 16-like gives rise to the protein MANSCLKGGRFSAPGFRFHPTDEELVVYYLKRKICGRKLRINAIGVVDVYKVDPTVLPGLSVLKSGDRQWFYFTPRNRKYPNAARSSRGTATGYWKATGKDRIIVYNSRSVGLKKTLVFYRGRAPNGERTDWVMHEYTMDEEELGRCKNAKEYYALYKLYKKSGAGPKNGEEYGAPFQEEEWLDDDDDDGEEEADDVAVPDDHVVRYENIPRVDNVLFCNPVNVRSDDFNKLLNEIPYAPGLAPRQMNDVSGVMHVNSQEEMQSTLLNNSPGQFLAPWEVGMFLPSCQPNSIHSSYQSHVRSADSFDGSEVKSAFKTSGVAPFVFEKEDYIEMDDLLTPDQGAVSVEKPGQFLNPGEYEHFNDYDQLFHDVSMSFDLEPVFQETYADLSSVSNFANDGRQPFLYQQQFQDQTLETQVNSFMDPNPNANQLVDDVWFKDAQAALYDQPQSSSLAFASPSSGLMPESKNQECQNGGETRSQFSSAMWALLDSVPSTPASACEGPLNRTFVRMSSLSRIRFNGTSVTTSKVTVAKKGIGNKGFLLLSVMGAMCAFFWVFIVATVGVQGRHRYLNMS